From the genome of Deltaproteobacteria bacterium:
GAGGAGGATTTTGGTGACGACGCCGGCCCCGACCGTGCGCCCGCCCTCGCGAATGGCAAACCGTAACCCCTCGTCCATCGCAATCGGCGTCAGTAACTCCACCACCATCGTGGTATTATCCCCCGGCATCACC
Proteins encoded in this window:
- the tuf gene encoding elongation factor Tu (EF-Tu; promotes GTP-dependent binding of aminoacyl-tRNA to the A-site of ribosomes during protein biosynthesis; when the tRNA anticodon matches the mRNA codon, GTP hydrolysis results; the inactive EF-Tu-GDP leaves the ribosome and release of GDP is promoted by elongation factor Ts; many prokaryotes have two copies of the gene encoding EF-Tu), which encodes VMPGDNTTMVVELLTPIAMDEGLRFAIREGGRTVGAGVVTKILL